From Streptosporangium album, the proteins below share one genomic window:
- a CDS encoding ACP S-malonyltransferase: MLAIVAPGQGAQTPGFLSPWLEMPGLADRLSAWSDLVGLDLITYGTTADADEIRDTAVAQPLLVATGLAVAEILGASPDVVAGHSVGELTAAALSGVLTPEQALAFVRERGQAMAKAAAVTETGMVAVLGGVEEDVLAAIGRHGLTPANINGAGQIVAGGTLAQLEAFRAEPPARARLIPLSVAGAFHTVHMASAVDYLREVVADVTPGDPSTTLLSNADGAVVTSGAAFVERLINQVASPVRWDACMATMAGQGVTAMIELVPGGTLTGLAKRALRGVTTVALKTPDDLDAARKVLHESA, encoded by the coding sequence CTCCAGGCTTCCTATCTCCATGGCTCGAAATGCCGGGCCTGGCAGACCGCCTGTCTGCCTGGTCCGACCTTGTCGGCCTCGACCTGATCACCTACGGGACCACCGCCGACGCGGATGAGATCCGTGACACCGCCGTCGCGCAACCACTGCTCGTGGCCACCGGGCTGGCCGTCGCCGAGATCCTCGGAGCGTCACCCGACGTCGTCGCCGGGCACAGCGTCGGCGAGCTGACCGCCGCCGCCCTGTCCGGGGTGCTCACCCCGGAGCAGGCTCTGGCCTTCGTCCGCGAGCGCGGCCAGGCCATGGCCAAGGCCGCCGCGGTCACCGAGACCGGCATGGTCGCCGTCCTCGGCGGCGTCGAGGAGGACGTGCTGGCGGCCATCGGCAGGCACGGTCTCACCCCCGCCAACATCAACGGCGCCGGGCAGATCGTGGCGGGTGGGACGCTGGCTCAGCTGGAGGCGTTCAGGGCGGAGCCGCCCGCGCGCGCCCGGCTCATCCCGCTCTCGGTCGCCGGCGCCTTCCACACCGTGCACATGGCCTCGGCGGTCGACTACCTCCGCGAGGTCGTCGCCGACGTCACCCCCGGCGACCCGTCCACCACCCTGCTGTCCAACGCGGACGGCGCGGTGGTCACCAGCGGTGCCGCGTTCGTGGAACGCCTGATCAACCAGGTGGCCAGCCCGGTCCGCTGGGATGCCTGCATGGCCACCATGGCCGGACAGGGAGTCACCGCGATGATCGAGCTGGTCCCCGGTGGTACGCTCACCGGCCTGGCCAAGCGCGCCCTGCGCGGGGTGACCACCGTTGCCTTGAAGACCCCCGACGATCTGGACGCCGCTCGTAAGGTTCTCCATGAATCGGCGTGA
- a CDS encoding beta-ketoacyl-ACP synthase III: MKTLQGAPGAKILALGHYQPSRVVTNADLSATIETNDEWIQSRVGIKERRIASENESEIDLAVQAGGKALAASGLSADDIDLVIVATCTLETQIPNAAGRVANRLGIDAPGAFDVNTACSGFCYALAVANDAIRAGSATNVLVIGTEKLSQWIDWTDRTTAVIFADGAGAAVVGPSDIPRIGPVVWGSAGDKSDAIIIKDRDSFLHQEGQTVFRWATTALHPVARQICERAGVDPADLAAFVPHQANLRIIEAIARKIGADNAVIAKDIVLAGNTSAASIPLALSRMVERAEIPSGGLALLLGFGAGLTYAGQIVEIP, translated from the coding sequence ATGAAGACCTTGCAGGGCGCTCCTGGTGCCAAGATCCTGGCCCTCGGCCACTACCAGCCGTCCAGGGTGGTCACCAACGCCGATCTGTCGGCCACCATCGAGACCAACGACGAATGGATCCAGAGCCGCGTCGGCATCAAGGAGCGCCGGATCGCCTCCGAGAACGAGTCGGAGATCGACCTGGCCGTGCAGGCCGGTGGCAAGGCCCTCGCCGCGAGCGGGCTGTCGGCCGACGACATCGACCTGGTGATCGTCGCCACCTGCACGCTGGAGACGCAGATCCCCAACGCGGCCGGCCGGGTGGCCAACCGGCTGGGCATCGACGCCCCCGGCGCGTTCGACGTGAACACCGCCTGCTCCGGATTCTGTTACGCGCTGGCCGTCGCCAACGACGCGATCCGCGCGGGCTCGGCCACCAACGTGCTGGTCATCGGCACCGAGAAGCTCTCCCAGTGGATCGACTGGACCGACCGGACCACCGCGGTGATCTTCGCCGACGGCGCGGGCGCCGCGGTCGTCGGCCCGTCCGACATCCCCCGCATCGGCCCGGTGGTCTGGGGCAGCGCAGGTGACAAGTCCGACGCGATCATCATCAAGGACCGCGACTCCTTCCTGCACCAGGAAGGCCAGACCGTGTTCCGGTGGGCCACCACCGCCCTTCACCCGGTGGCCAGGCAGATCTGCGAACGTGCCGGGGTGGACCCCGCCGACCTCGCGGCCTTCGTGCCCCACCAGGCCAACCTGCGCATCATCGAAGCCATCGCACGCAAGATCGGCGCCGACAACGCCGTCATCGCCAAGGACATCGTGCTGGCGGGCAACACCTCTGCGGCGTCGATCCCGCTGGCACTGTCCCGGATGGTGGAACGCGCCGAGATCCCGTCGGGCGGGCTCGCCCTGCTGCTGGGCTTCGGCGCCGGCCTGACCTATGCCGGTCAGATCGTCGAGATCCCCTGA
- a CDS encoding acyl carrier protein, translating into MALTEQEILAGIGKIINEITGIPASEVSPEKNFVDDLDIDSLSMVEIAVAAQDEFGVEIPDEQLKHLKTVKDVINFIQS; encoded by the coding sequence ATGGCCCTGACCGAGCAGGAGATCCTCGCTGGTATCGGCAAGATCATCAACGAGATCACCGGCATCCCGGCCTCCGAGGTCAGCCCGGAGAAGAACTTCGTGGACGACCTCGACATCGACTCGCTGTCCATGGTCGAGATCGCCGTCGCCGCCCAGGACGAGTTCGGCGTCGAGATCCCGGACGAGCAGCTCAAGCACCTCAAGACCGTCAAGGACGTCATCAACTTCATCCAGAGCTAA
- the fabF gene encoding beta-ketoacyl-ACP synthase II — MNTDQARVVVTGLGATTPLGGDVASTWSALLAGQSGVRTLTEDWIDSVPVKFAAVAAVDPTEVLPRPEARRLDRAEQFALVAAREAWAHAAIDKVDPERLGVVVGSGIGGITTILAAYDTFKEKGWQRLSPYTVPMLMPNGAAGWIGIEIGARAGVHATVSACATGAESIGYAIEMIRSGRADVVVAGGTEAAIHPLNIGSFAAMRAMSTRNDEPTLASRPWDKGRDGFVLGEGAGIVVLESEEHALARGAKIYAVAAGVGYSADAHHIAQPEPTGAGVMLAMRRVLENAGLTGQDIKHVNAHSTSTPAGDVVETIAIKQVIGSHPLVSGTKSMTGHLLGGAGGIESVFTILALHERIAPGTINVDDLDDDVEVDIVRGAPRALPDGQIAAINNSFGFGGHDVAVAFTSI, encoded by the coding sequence GTGAACACAGACCAGGCACGTGTCGTCGTCACCGGGCTCGGCGCGACGACGCCCCTCGGTGGAGACGTCGCCTCGACCTGGTCGGCGCTTCTCGCCGGTCAGTCGGGGGTCCGCACCCTCACCGAGGACTGGATCGACTCGGTCCCGGTGAAGTTCGCCGCCGTCGCCGCCGTGGACCCGACCGAGGTGCTGCCCCGGCCGGAGGCACGGCGGCTCGACCGGGCCGAGCAGTTCGCACTGGTCGCCGCCCGTGAGGCCTGGGCGCACGCCGCGATAGACAAGGTCGATCCGGAGCGTCTCGGCGTGGTCGTGGGCAGCGGCATCGGCGGCATCACCACGATCCTCGCCGCCTACGACACCTTCAAGGAGAAGGGGTGGCAGCGGCTCTCGCCGTACACCGTCCCGATGCTGATGCCGAACGGCGCGGCGGGATGGATCGGCATCGAGATCGGCGCCCGGGCCGGCGTGCACGCCACCGTGAGCGCCTGCGCCACCGGCGCCGAGTCGATCGGCTACGCCATCGAGATGATCCGCTCCGGACGCGCCGACGTGGTCGTGGCCGGCGGCACCGAGGCGGCCATCCACCCGCTGAACATCGGCTCCTTCGCCGCCATGCGGGCCATGTCCACCCGTAACGACGAGCCCACGCTGGCTTCCCGCCCGTGGGACAAGGGCCGCGACGGCTTCGTCCTCGGCGAGGGCGCCGGCATCGTCGTGCTGGAGTCCGAGGAGCACGCCCTCGCACGCGGCGCCAAGATCTACGCGGTGGCCGCCGGCGTCGGCTACTCGGCCGACGCCCACCACATCGCCCAGCCGGAACCGACCGGCGCCGGAGTCATGCTGGCCATGCGCCGCGTCCTGGAGAACGCCGGCCTCACCGGCCAGGACATCAAGCATGTGAACGCGCACTCCACCTCCACCCCCGCGGGTGACGTGGTGGAGACCATCGCGATCAAGCAAGTCATCGGTTCCCACCCGCTGGTCAGCGGCACCAAATCGATGACCGGCCACCTGCTCGGCGGCGCCGGTGGGATCGAGTCCGTCTTCACCATTCTCGCGCTGCACGAGCGGATCGCGCCCGGCACGATCAACGTGGACGACCTCGACGACGACGTCGAGGTCGACATCGTACGCGGTGCGCCTCGCGCGCTGCCCGACGGACAGATCGCCGCGATCAACAACTCCTTCGGGTTCGGCGGACACGACGTCGCCGTGGCCTTCACCAGCATCTGA
- a CDS encoding acyl-CoA carboxylase subunit beta codes for MTVLDNRVVTDASDKEAVDPRDPQVRLAALFDEGSVRLITPVDRSGVLSAMGRVEGVPVVAFVSDARVQGGAMGSEGCEHIVHAYDVAVRERVPVIGVWHSGGARLAEGVESLHAVGRVFAAMTRASGVIPQLSVVVGPAAGGAAYGPALTDIVILADEGRIFVTGPDVVRSVTGEQIDMAALGGPEPHSKRSGVVHVVTKSETEAYVQARRLAVLLGHQGRIRATVDEVDFGDLLPENPRRAYDVKPLVNGLLDEPGVELHPKWAPNIVTTLGRLGDRTIGVIANNPMRLGGCLDSTSAEKAARFVRMCDALGVPLVVLVDVPGYLPGVGQEHDGVVRRGAKLLHAFAEASVPRVTLVTRKAYGGAYIAMNSRSLGATKVFGWPTTQIAVMGAVAAVRILKRRELAAAPDEERAALEVRLAEEHEILAGGLDRAIELGVVDEVIKPDETRGAIAKVLAQATPARGAHGNIPL; via the coding sequence ATGACTGTGCTCGACAACAGGGTGGTGACCGATGCCTCCGACAAGGAGGCTGTCGATCCCCGTGACCCTCAGGTGCGCCTCGCTGCCCTCTTCGACGAGGGCTCCGTCCGGCTGATCACTCCCGTGGACCGCAGCGGCGTGCTCTCCGCGATGGGCCGCGTCGAGGGCGTGCCGGTCGTGGCGTTCGTCAGCGACGCCCGCGTTCAGGGCGGCGCGATGGGGAGCGAGGGCTGCGAACACATCGTGCACGCCTACGACGTCGCGGTCCGCGAGCGGGTTCCGGTCATCGGCGTGTGGCATTCGGGCGGCGCCCGGCTGGCCGAGGGCGTCGAGTCGCTCCACGCGGTCGGCCGCGTCTTCGCCGCGATGACCCGCGCCTCCGGCGTGATCCCGCAGCTGTCGGTGGTGGTCGGCCCCGCGGCCGGCGGTGCCGCCTACGGCCCGGCGCTGACCGACATCGTGATCCTGGCCGACGAGGGCCGCATCTTCGTGACCGGCCCCGACGTCGTCCGCAGCGTCACCGGCGAGCAGATCGACATGGCCGCCCTCGGCGGCCCCGAACCACACAGCAAGCGCAGCGGCGTGGTCCACGTGGTCACCAAGTCCGAGACCGAGGCCTACGTCCAGGCTCGGCGCCTGGCCGTGCTGCTGGGCCACCAGGGCCGGATCCGCGCCACCGTCGACGAGGTCGACTTCGGAGATCTCCTGCCGGAGAACCCGCGCCGCGCCTACGACGTGAAGCCGCTGGTCAACGGCCTGCTCGATGAGCCGGGCGTCGAGCTGCACCCCAAGTGGGCACCGAACATCGTCACCACGCTGGGCCGTCTCGGAGACCGGACCATCGGAGTGATCGCCAACAACCCCATGCGCCTGGGCGGCTGCCTGGACTCCACCTCCGCCGAGAAGGCCGCGCGGTTCGTCCGCATGTGCGACGCCCTGGGGGTTCCTCTGGTCGTCCTGGTGGACGTCCCGGGTTATCTTCCCGGCGTCGGCCAGGAGCATGACGGCGTGGTCCGCCGCGGCGCCAAGCTCCTGCACGCCTTCGCCGAGGCCTCCGTGCCGCGGGTCACGCTGGTGACCCGCAAGGCGTATGGCGGCGCGTACATCGCGATGAACTCCCGCTCGCTGGGCGCCACCAAGGTCTTCGGCTGGCCGACCACGCAGATCGCGGTCATGGGGGCGGTCGCCGCCGTCCGCATCCTCAAGCGCCGCGAGCTCGCGGCGGCGCCCGACGAGGAGCGCGCGGCCCTGGAGGTCAGGCTCGCCGAGGAGCATGAGATCCTCGCCGGCGGCCTCGACCGGGCCATCGAGCTCGGCGTGGTGGACGAGGTCATCAAGCCCGACGAGACCCGCGGGGCCATTGCCAAGGTCCTGGCGCAGGCCACCCCGGCCCGCGGCGCCCACGGGAACATCCCGCTCTGA
- a CDS encoding acyltransferase family protein, with product MTVTAKTTTARLRYIDNLRVALTALVVLHHVALTYGNIPLWFYAEPAKDSSGVALDILVTFDQAFFMGLFFLISGFFTPGAYDRKGTWPFLRDRLMRLGVPLLIFLLLVRPLVNFGSYSSVEAASGVTDLPYWLFYLFSWDPGPMWFVEVLLGFAALYALWRHFARPVSGADTPAAPGARAVIAFALGLAAVTFLWRLAVPIGAYWPVVGLPSPAYLPQYAGLFAVGVLAHRRRWLEALTPRAGRLGFLTAGVVTLVLLPLSAVTGGALQTLAVAVWDSVFAVALAIGLLWLFRKRFDRQGPRGRFLSEHAYAVYFVHPVVLVGLGYAFRPLDAPAVVKFAVMAAFALPLCWGLAYAVRSLPGARRVL from the coding sequence ATGACCGTCACCGCCAAGACCACCACCGCGCGGTTGCGTTACATCGACAACCTGCGGGTCGCGCTGACCGCGCTCGTGGTGCTGCACCACGTCGCCCTCACCTACGGCAACATCCCTCTATGGTTCTACGCCGAACCTGCCAAAGACTCCTCAGGCGTGGCGCTGGACATTCTCGTCACCTTCGACCAAGCCTTCTTCATGGGTCTGTTCTTTCTCATCTCAGGGTTCTTCACCCCGGGCGCCTACGACAGGAAGGGGACGTGGCCTTTCCTCAGGGATCGCCTCATGCGTCTCGGCGTCCCGCTGCTCATCTTCCTCCTCCTTGTGCGCCCCCTGGTGAACTTCGGCTCCTACTCCTCGGTGGAGGCGGCGTCCGGTGTGACGGACCTGCCGTACTGGCTGTTCTACCTCTTCAGCTGGGACCCGGGCCCGATGTGGTTCGTCGAGGTGCTGCTGGGGTTCGCCGCGCTCTACGCGCTCTGGCGCCACTTCGCCCGGCCGGTATCCGGCGCGGACACCCCGGCGGCACCGGGCGCGAGAGCGGTCATCGCCTTCGCGCTCGGCCTGGCCGCCGTCACCTTCCTCTGGCGGCTGGCCGTGCCGATCGGTGCCTACTGGCCGGTCGTCGGCCTGCCGTCACCCGCCTACCTGCCGCAGTACGCGGGCCTGTTCGCGGTCGGTGTGCTCGCCCACCGGCGGCGCTGGCTCGAGGCGCTGACGCCGCGGGCGGGCCGGCTGGGATTCCTGACCGCCGGTGTCGTGACGCTGGTGCTGTTGCCGCTCTCGGCGGTCACCGGCGGCGCCCTGCAGACGCTGGCCGTCGCGGTGTGGGACTCGGTGTTCGCCGTCGCCCTCGCCATCGGGCTGCTGTGGCTCTTCCGTAAGCGCTTCGACCGGCAGGGCCCGCGTGGCCGGTTCCTGTCCGAGCACGCCTACGCGGTCTACTTCGTCCACCCGGTGGTGCTGGTCGGGCTCGGCTACGCCTTCCGCCCGCTGGACGCGCCGGCCGTCGTCAAGTTCGCCGTGATGGCCGCCTTCGCGCTGCCGCTGTGCTGGGGCCTGGCCTATGCGGTGCGTTCCCTGCCGGGGGCCAGAAGAGTGCTGTGA
- a CDS encoding TetR/AcrR family transcriptional regulator: MRPENNPGGQKVRSFIETARRAQIVASAIEVIAEQGFANASLARIAQHAGISKGVISYHFAGKDELMEEVVTQVYAEAVQHVLARIEGLESATELLRTQIIASAEHMRDHPAQVKALGEIFYNLRLPDGRPRYGIDTSEELLQSLENIYRFGQESGEFRPFDVRVMAVSHSAAVDSMFAYWTAYPEHDLEAHAHELADLFEHAARTQEAPHS, from the coding sequence ATGCGGCCAGAAAATAATCCAGGCGGCCAGAAGGTGAGGTCGTTCATCGAGACGGCCCGCCGGGCGCAGATCGTCGCATCGGCCATCGAGGTGATCGCCGAGCAGGGGTTCGCCAACGCGTCGCTGGCCCGGATCGCCCAGCACGCGGGCATCAGCAAGGGTGTCATCTCCTACCATTTCGCCGGCAAAGACGAGCTGATGGAGGAGGTCGTCACGCAGGTCTACGCCGAGGCCGTCCAGCACGTCCTGGCCCGGATCGAGGGTCTGGAGAGCGCGACCGAACTGCTCCGGACCCAGATCATCGCCTCCGCCGAGCACATGCGCGACCATCCGGCGCAGGTCAAGGCGCTGGGCGAGATCTTCTACAACCTTCGGCTGCCGGACGGCAGGCCCCGCTACGGGATCGACACGAGCGAGGAACTGCTCCAGTCGCTGGAGAACATCTACCGCTTCGGCCAGGAAAGCGGAGAGTTCAGGCCGTTCGACGTCCGCGTCATGGCCGTCAGCCACTCGGCGGCCGTGGACAGCATGTTCGCCTACTGGACCGCCTATCCCGAACACGACCTCGAAGCGCACGCCCACGAGCTGGCCGACCTCTTCGAGCACGCCGCCCGAACCCAGGAAGCCCCCCACTCATGA
- a CDS encoding DUF3145 domain-containing protein, producing MSARGVLYVHSAQPALCPHIEWAVAGVLGVPVDLTWTPQPAAPGHVRAQAEWEARQGTAAAITSSLMGWQRIRFEITEDASPGADGSRHAYTPSLGAFTAVIGATGDILVPEDRLRSAMLMARQGRVVLEEELDRLLGKQWDAELESFRYAGEGAPVRWLHAAV from the coding sequence GTGTCTGCTCGTGGCGTGCTTTACGTCCACTCAGCTCAGCCTGCGCTGTGCCCTCATATCGAATGGGCCGTCGCGGGTGTCCTTGGCGTGCCCGTAGACCTGACCTGGACTCCGCAGCCCGCCGCGCCCGGCCATGTGCGCGCACAGGCCGAGTGGGAGGCACGCCAGGGGACGGCGGCGGCCATCACCTCGTCGTTGATGGGCTGGCAGCGGATCCGCTTTGAGATCACCGAGGACGCCTCGCCGGGTGCCGACGGGTCCCGTCATGCCTACACCCCGTCCCTTGGCGCGTTCACGGCGGTGATCGGCGCCACGGGTGACATCCTGGTGCCCGAAGACCGGTTGCGCTCCGCCATGCTCATGGCGCGCCAGGGTCGTGTGGTGCTGGAGGAGGAGTTGGACCGCCTTCTCGGCAAGCAGTGGGACGCGGAGCTTGAGTCGTTCCGCTACGCGGGCGAGGGTGCGCCCGTCCGCTGGCTGCACGCCGCGGTCTGA
- a CDS encoding S8 family peptidase codes for MDADIKRVEPIPGAPALIRPGQLLTDAAGAAAVARWTTAVSEADGIFRVRLSPGVDVCDLATTVRDQGNLASPNHILVGQPLFFGGPASRPFPATPPPAPKAPEAPESTVTVAIPDTGLTAHPWWQERPWWRDQRREAAEPPDSDGDGRLDAQAGHGTFIAGLVLRSAPGVRVRPLRVLNSHGIGDEAGVLRALARLRNDPPQVLNLSFGGHTFDDHPSPLMEAALRELTDTAVVACAGNTASDRPFWPAALPEVIAVGALDASEETRAPFSAHGPWVNACARGEWLTSSFIEYEAFRGYACWSGTSFAAAVVSGAIAAAAGSRTPKEAAAHILDPARTRQIPDLGAVVAAPR; via the coding sequence ATGGACGCCGACATCAAACGGGTAGAACCCATCCCCGGAGCGCCCGCTCTGATCAGGCCGGGCCAGCTTCTGACCGATGCCGCAGGAGCGGCCGCCGTCGCCCGGTGGACCACCGCCGTGAGCGAGGCCGACGGGATCTTCCGCGTACGGCTCTCGCCCGGTGTGGACGTCTGCGACCTGGCGACCACGGTGCGCGATCAAGGCAATCTCGCCTCCCCCAACCACATCCTGGTGGGACAGCCGCTCTTCTTCGGCGGCCCCGCGTCGCGCCCCTTTCCGGCCACTCCCCCTCCTGCGCCCAAAGCTCCCGAGGCGCCCGAGAGCACCGTGACCGTGGCGATACCCGACACCGGGCTGACCGCGCACCCCTGGTGGCAGGAGCGCCCCTGGTGGCGGGACCAGCGGCGCGAGGCCGCCGAACCGCCCGACTCGGACGGCGACGGGAGACTGGACGCCCAGGCCGGCCACGGCACGTTCATCGCCGGGCTTGTCCTGCGATCGGCTCCCGGCGTGCGGGTGCGTCCGCTGCGCGTGCTGAACAGCCACGGCATCGGGGACGAGGCGGGGGTGTTGCGAGCCCTGGCGCGACTCAGGAACGACCCTCCCCAGGTGCTCAACCTCTCCTTCGGCGGACACACCTTCGACGATCACCCGTCCCCGCTGATGGAGGCCGCGTTGAGGGAACTGACGGACACCGCCGTGGTCGCCTGCGCGGGCAACACGGCATCGGACCGCCCGTTCTGGCCCGCCGCCCTACCCGAGGTGATCGCCGTCGGCGCGCTGGACGCGTCCGAGGAGACCAGGGCCCCCTTCTCGGCACACGGCCCATGGGTGAACGCCTGCGCCCGAGGTGAGTGGCTGACCAGTTCCTTCATCGAGTACGAGGCCTTCCGGGGGTATGCGTGCTGGAGCGGGACCTCCTTCGCCGCAGCCGTGGTCAGCGGGGCCATCGCGGCGGCCGCCGGGAGCCGGACGCCGAAGGAGGCCGCGGCTCACATCCTCGATCCGGCGCGGACCCGGCAAATTCCCGATCTGGGGGCCGTTGTGGCCGCACCAAGGTAA
- a CDS encoding RNA polymerase sigma factor — protein sequence MSDQHGISAALAGDQAAWDMLVGRFSGLLWSAVRAYDLSAADAADAVQGTWLRLVESLHTIRDPDRIGSWLFTTAKREASLLSRRNRGERLMADTEHAHPDPARAGQVHPDPAVTVLTADEGRRLWRAVEEMHEPCRSLFLLMAAAPDAGVHQLAGRLGMPSGSYGPTRGRCLNRLRTMLTAQEATP from the coding sequence GTGAGTGACCAGCACGGGATCAGCGCCGCACTGGCAGGTGACCAGGCGGCATGGGACATGCTGGTCGGCCGTTTCTCCGGGCTGCTGTGGTCCGCGGTGCGGGCCTATGACCTGAGCGCGGCCGACGCGGCCGACGCGGTGCAGGGGACGTGGCTACGGCTGGTCGAGAGCCTGCACACCATCCGCGACCCGGACCGGATCGGCTCCTGGCTGTTCACCACGGCCAAGCGCGAGGCCTCCCTTCTGAGCAGGCGGAACCGGGGCGAACGGCTGATGGCCGACACCGAGCATGCCCATCCCGACCCGGCACGGGCCGGGCAGGTCCACCCCGACCCGGCAGTGACCGTGCTCACCGCCGACGAGGGCCGCCGGCTGTGGCGGGCCGTCGAGGAGATGCACGAGCCCTGCCGCTCACTGTTCCTGCTGATGGCCGCCGCGCCCGACGCGGGCGTCCACCAGCTCGCCGGCCGCCTGGGCATGCCCAGCGGCAGCTACGGCCCTACCCGGGGCCGTTGCCTGAACCGGCTACGCACCATGCTCACCGCCCAGGAGGCGACACCGTGA